One Skermanella pratensis genomic window, GAGGTGTCGGTGACAGGCAGCCGGGCCGTGACCGGGATCGCCTGGAACGGGCCGGAAGGGCCGGTGCTGTGGCTGGCGAACGGGTCGGCCGAGCCGGTGCGGGTCCGGGTGGAGGGCGGGAGTGTGATGGACCTGCCGGCCTGCGCGGCGGTGCGTGCCACCCTCTAAATTCCAGTTGTCGGCACGGTGCCGACTGGTATGATGACTGTATAAGCAAACCAAGCGGCTGAAGCCGCGGCAGGGAGGAAAAACCAATGAGGCTGACGCGTCGGCAATTCACGATTGGCACCCTCATCGCGGCCGGCACCGCCGGGATGCCCCTGTACGTCAAGGCGCAGGGCAAGAAGACCATCGCGGTCCTGTTCGACGGTCTGTATTCGCCGTTCTGGGTGGCGGGCCTGGATGTCATCAAGCAGGACCTGACCAAGCGCGGGTACGAGATGGTCCAGGCGATCTCCGACAAGGACGACAACCGCCAGTTCGAGCAGGTGCGGGCCATGCTGGCGCGCAAGGTGGACGGCATCATCATCGTCCAGACCGACAGCAACGCGGTCATCCCGGCGATCAAGGCGGCCAACGAGGCCAAGGTGCCGATGGTCCACTTCAACCGCCCGCCGGCCAAGACGGAGGCCTTCTCGGTCGCGGTGGTGGCCGACAACCGCAAGATCACCAACGCCACGGTCGAGCACATGGTCGAGGTCGCCCGCAAGCAGGGCGGCAAGTTCAAGGCGGCGATCCTGATCGGCAACCTGGGCGATCCCAACGCGATCGGGCGGCGCGACGGCTTC contains:
- a CDS encoding sugar ABC transporter substrate-binding protein, which gives rise to MRLTRRQFTIGTLIAAGTAGMPLYVKAQGKKTIAVLFDGLYSPFWVAGLDVIKQDLTKRGYEMVQAISDKDDNRQFEQVRAMLARKVDGIIIVQTDSNAVIPAIKAANEAKVPMVHFNRPPAKTEAFSVAVVADNRKITNATVEHMVEVARKQGGKFKAAILIGNLGDPNAIGRRDGFFDVVDKNKDIIDVVARIPTEWNADVAFAGLTNAFQANPDINFLFTSSDFLFPQIVQAMKVRNKFHTIGHKDHVIFGGFDGDAMAYELLKDKYLDADGVQDLFKEAELAVNAIVDLQEGKTVDRVLLDPGFAIHQANLEQVRDRMWGYTIYKQKNG